A genomic segment from Modestobacter roseus encodes:
- a CDS encoding helix-turn-helix domain-containing protein, with translation MLLADPPSSTGPGDADGPRPTAAEASAIEEHALDTFQTAVSSACAPVRIRPAQGASFQGQVRSARADGLLVASLTTGANSVSRTGRLLSSTDPEFVKLTWPRHGVVRLTQDGRECEIRAGSLVVYETIRPYQLHTVSPRWEAVVVAVPRDRLEPHLRQLSERTAVPVPATSGPARALALMVDELARCDDAGLGDSAAAIHLGDALVSMLLAVYNGLPQIAGAGRINLADRVRAHALAHLGDPGLSVDSIAAALGVSVRQVHKMCAQEGFSAAAWIRRRRLERIRRDLLDPALAGRTTPAIAARWGILDTTHLARQFRAAFGESPAELRRQHTRAA, from the coding sequence GTGCTTCTCGCAGACCCGCCGTCCTCGACCGGGCCGGGCGACGCCGACGGACCCCGTCCGACGGCAGCCGAGGCCTCCGCGATCGAGGAGCACGCCCTCGACACCTTCCAGACCGCGGTCTCCTCCGCCTGTGCCCCCGTCCGGATCCGACCGGCCCAGGGCGCCTCCTTCCAGGGCCAGGTGCGCAGCGCCCGGGCCGACGGGCTGCTCGTCGCCTCGCTGACCACCGGGGCGAACTCGGTCTCCCGCACCGGGCGCCTGCTCAGCTCCACCGACCCCGAGTTCGTCAAGCTGACCTGGCCCCGCCACGGGGTCGTGCGGCTGACGCAGGACGGGCGGGAGTGCGAGATCCGGGCGGGCAGCCTGGTCGTCTACGAGACCATCCGGCCCTACCAGCTGCACACCGTCAGCCCGCGCTGGGAGGCCGTCGTCGTCGCCGTCCCGCGCGACCGGCTGGAACCGCACCTGCGGCAGCTCAGCGAGCGCACCGCGGTGCCGGTGCCGGCGACGAGCGGCCCCGCCCGGGCGCTCGCCCTCATGGTCGACGAGCTGGCCCGGTGCGACGACGCCGGACTGGGCGACTCCGCCGCCGCCATCCACCTCGGTGACGCACTCGTGTCGATGCTGCTGGCTGTCTACAACGGGTTGCCGCAGATCGCCGGGGCAGGACGGATCAACCTGGCCGACCGGGTCCGCGCCCACGCGCTGGCCCACCTGGGCGACCCCGGCCTGAGCGTCGACTCCATCGCCGCGGCCCTCGGGGTCTCGGTGCGCCAGGTGCACAAGATGTGCGCGCAGGAGGGGTTCTCCGCGGCAGCCTGGATCCGCCGTCGCCGCCTGGAGCGGATCCGCCGGGACCTGCTGGACCCGGCGCTGGCCGGGCGCACCACGCCGGCCATCGCCGCCCGCTGGGGCATCCTGGACACCACCCACCTGGCGCGCCAGTTCCGCGCCGCCTTCGGGGAGTCCCCGGCGGAGCTGCGCCGCCAGCACACCCGCGCCGCCTGA
- a CDS encoding amidohydrolase, which produces MPPTPPTPDLVVTGARIWTLDPERPWAEALAVRDGVLVAVGPADEVTRHAGPGTEVHDLAGALVLPGLVDGHVHLNLAGAQAAFELPLLPTDTLDEVLAKVRAWARELPPDAWVVGGILGSTVLGELTDEQHRLALDEASGGRPVLIRDDTMHNRWVSSRALELMGVGHDTPDEEGGRFVRDAGGRLTGVLHELASARAESAFAASIADPTARIREAVATAVRVLNSYGITSAQEAATMGAPLAALRDLEARGELTLRVVASLPVRPFLEEGPVGAELIDDARTQRSDLVRPDFVKIVLDGVPMTRTTALLEPYLCRHGEPATTGELYFTLADLVAEVERCHDLGLGAKFHATGDASVRLVLDAVEQVRSRRGDGPRFQIAHTEYVHPDDLPRFAALGVVADASPHLWFPGVIQDSIAVHVPEDVVAASWPFRDLVDSGALVAAGSDWPCAAPTPDPWTGLEAMVTRRNPDPAVPGALNPAQALTVQEAVTAFTAHPAEALGLGDVTGRLTPGRAADFVVVDRDLFAVEPEQVHRTRVLRTYFAGRVVYTAEPAG; this is translated from the coding sequence GTGCCCCCCACCCCGCCCACCCCTGACCTGGTCGTCACCGGGGCCCGCATCTGGACCCTCGACCCGGAGCGGCCGTGGGCGGAGGCGCTCGCCGTGCGGGACGGCGTCCTCGTGGCGGTCGGCCCCGCCGACGAGGTCACCCGACACGCCGGCCCGGGCACGGAGGTGCACGACCTGGCGGGCGCGCTGGTGCTCCCCGGCCTGGTCGACGGGCACGTGCACCTCAACCTGGCCGGCGCGCAGGCGGCCTTCGAGCTGCCCCTGCTGCCGACCGACACGCTGGACGAGGTGCTGGCCAAGGTGCGCGCCTGGGCCCGGGAGCTGCCGCCGGACGCCTGGGTCGTGGGCGGCATCCTCGGCAGCACCGTGCTCGGCGAGCTGACCGACGAGCAGCACCGGCTGGCCCTGGACGAGGCCAGCGGCGGCCGCCCGGTGCTGATCCGGGACGACACCATGCACAACCGCTGGGTCAGCTCGCGGGCGCTGGAGCTGATGGGGGTCGGTCACGACACCCCGGACGAGGAGGGGGGCCGTTTCGTCCGCGATGCCGGGGGCCGGCTCACCGGCGTGCTGCACGAGCTCGCCTCGGCGCGGGCGGAGTCGGCCTTCGCCGCGTCCATCGCCGACCCGACGGCCCGCATCCGCGAGGCGGTCGCCACCGCGGTGCGGGTGCTGAACTCCTACGGGATCACCAGCGCCCAGGAGGCCGCGACGATGGGCGCGCCGCTCGCCGCGCTGCGCGACCTCGAGGCGCGGGGCGAGCTGACCCTGCGCGTGGTGGCCTCCCTGCCGGTGCGGCCGTTCCTGGAGGAGGGCCCGGTCGGTGCGGAGCTCATCGACGACGCACGGACGCAGCGCAGCGACCTGGTCCGGCCGGACTTCGTCAAGATCGTGCTGGACGGGGTGCCGATGACCCGGACGACGGCGCTGCTGGAGCCCTACCTGTGCCGGCACGGCGAGCCCGCCACCACCGGCGAGCTGTACTTCACGCTCGCCGACCTGGTCGCCGAGGTCGAGCGGTGCCACGACCTCGGGCTGGGGGCGAAGTTCCACGCCACCGGGGACGCCTCGGTGCGGCTGGTGCTCGACGCCGTCGAGCAGGTGCGCAGTCGACGGGGTGACGGGCCGCGGTTCCAGATCGCGCACACGGAGTACGTGCACCCCGACGACCTCCCCCGCTTCGCCGCCCTCGGCGTGGTCGCCGACGCCTCACCCCACCTGTGGTTCCCCGGGGTGATCCAGGACAGCATCGCCGTCCACGTGCCCGAGGACGTCGTCGCCGCCTCGTGGCCGTTCCGCGACCTCGTCGACTCCGGCGCCCTGGTCGCCGCCGGGTCGGACTGGCCGTGCGCCGCGCCCACCCCCGACCCGTGGACCGGGCTCGAGGCGATGGTCACCCGGCGCAACCCCGATCCGGCCGTGCCCGGCGCGCTCAACCCCGCGCAGGCGCTCACCGTGCAGGAGGCCGTCACCGCCTTCACCGCGCACCCGGCGGAGGCCTTGGGCCTGGGCGACGTCACCGGCAGGCTCACCCCGGGCCGGGCCGCGGACTTCGTCGTCGTGGACCGCGACCTGTTCGCGGTCGAACCGGAGCAGGTGCACCGCACGCGGGTGCTGCGCACGTACTTCGCCGGCCGGGTGGTGTACACGGCCGAGCCGGCCGGCTGA
- a CDS encoding cytochrome P450 — protein sequence MSAPIDAPTADWVDPTVLARDPYDTYTRLRELGPVVRVPAVGKYLVTSFAGCRDVEADQETYSASVTGGSATLARALGAQPMLRKDDPDHAVERQTVNPTLRPKNIRQTWAPVFERNARTQLAVLREQGPDDADLNRDYAGPVAAQNLVDLLGLRGASAADMQRWSHAFIAGTGNLHDDADTWRRCDAAREEVDALLEELVPWYRRHPDGSMTSAFVNGGLPHEAVAANVKLTISGGMNEPQHMVTAVVWALSRHPDQRRRVLADPALWPAVFDETVRWVSPIGMYPRETTRATVLAGTRLPERAPIGVVVAAANRDPAEFDGAAEFDSARPRRSHLGFGSGVHLCAGHWAARISIGEIAVPLVHEALPGLRSDPRRAEQWAGWVFRGLSSLPVTWGPE from the coding sequence ATGTCCGCACCGATCGACGCCCCGACCGCCGACTGGGTCGACCCCACGGTCCTGGCGCGCGACCCCTACGACACCTACACCCGACTGCGCGAGCTGGGCCCGGTGGTGCGGGTGCCGGCGGTGGGCAAGTACCTCGTCACCTCCTTCGCGGGGTGCCGCGACGTCGAGGCCGACCAGGAGACGTACTCGGCCTCGGTCACCGGCGGGAGCGCGACCCTCGCCCGTGCGCTCGGTGCGCAACCGATGCTCCGCAAGGACGACCCGGACCACGCGGTCGAGCGCCAGACCGTCAACCCGACGCTGCGGCCGAAGAACATCCGGCAGACCTGGGCACCGGTCTTCGAGCGCAACGCCCGGACCCAGCTGGCGGTCCTGCGCGAGCAGGGCCCGGACGACGCCGACCTCAACCGCGACTACGCCGGGCCGGTCGCCGCACAGAACCTCGTCGACCTCCTCGGGCTCCGGGGGGCGAGCGCGGCGGACATGCAGCGGTGGTCGCACGCCTTCATCGCCGGCACCGGCAACCTGCACGACGACGCGGACACCTGGCGCCGCTGCGATGCCGCACGCGAGGAGGTCGACGCCCTGCTGGAGGAGCTCGTCCCGTGGTACCGCCGGCACCCGGACGGGTCGATGACCTCGGCCTTCGTGAACGGCGGGCTGCCGCACGAGGCCGTGGCGGCCAACGTGAAGCTGACCATCTCCGGCGGCATGAACGAGCCCCAGCACATGGTGACCGCCGTCGTCTGGGCGCTCAGCCGCCACCCGGACCAGCGCCGGCGGGTGCTCGCCGACCCGGCACTGTGGCCGGCCGTCTTCGACGAGACGGTCCGGTGGGTCTCCCCCATCGGCATGTACCCCCGGGAGACCACCCGGGCCACCGTGCTGGCCGGCACCCGTCTCCCGGAGCGGGCGCCGATCGGCGTGGTCGTCGCGGCGGCGAACCGCGACCCGGCGGAGTTCGACGGCGCAGCGGAGTTCGACAGCGCACGCCCCAGACGGTCGCACCTGGGCTTCGGCAGCGGCGTCCACCTGTGCGCCGGGCACTGGGCGGCCCGCATCTCCATCGGGGAGATCGCGGTCCCGCTCGTCCACGAGGCCCTCCCCGGTCTGCGGAGCGATCCACGGCGTGCGGAGCAGTGGGCCGGCTGGGTCTTCCGGGGGCTGTCCTCCCTGCCGGTCACCTGGGGGCCGGAGTGA